In one window of Trachemys scripta elegans isolate TJP31775 chromosome 5, CAS_Tse_1.0, whole genome shotgun sequence DNA:
- the CDKN2AIP gene encoding CDKN2A-interacting protein, producing MATATKSGSQASAMATATKSGSQASAVATATKSGSQASAVATATKSSSLASAPPAATATKSSSLASALLVASKSSSQAGAPPVASKSSSQTTESPAKVSWKPLTSEDAKERQPFFNRLYKSVAWKLVAVGGFSPNVNHAELLNSSIQSVKATLDVTFVPLKELADLPQNKSSHENIVCELRCKSVYLGTGCGKSKENAKAIASREALKLFLKKKVIVKICKRKYKGREIEDLVLLDEESKPSNLPPALRNPQEIL from the coding sequence ATGGCGACGGCTACCAAAAGCGGCTCCCAGGCCAGCGCTATGGCGACGGCTACCAAAAGCGGCTCCCAGGCCAGCGCTGTGGCGACGGCTACCAAAAGCGGCTCCCAGGCCAGCGCTGTGGCGACGGCTACCAAAAGCAGCTCCCTGGCTAGCGCTCCGCCGGCGGCGACGGCTACCAAAAGCAGCTCCCTGGCCAGCGCTCTACTGGTGGCTTCCAAAAGCAGCTCCCAGGCCGGCGCTCCACCGGTGGCTTCCAAAagcagctcccagactactgaaAGTCCCGCTAAAGTGTCATGGAAGCCATTAACAAGTGAAGATGCAAAAGAAAGACAGCCTTTTTTCAATAGACTGTACAAATCTGTGGCCTGGAAGTTGGTTGCTGTTGGAGGTTTTAGTCCCAATGTCAATCATGCAGAACTTCTAAACTCATCCATTCAGTCTGTGAAAGCCACTTTAGATGTAACTTTTGTTCCACTGAAGGAACTTGCAGACTTACCTCAAAATAAAAGCTCTCATGAAAATATAGTTTGTGAACTGAGGTGCAAGTCTGTTTATTTGGGTACTGGCTGTGGAAAAAGTAAGGAAAATGCCAAAGCTATAGCTTCAAGGGAAGCTTTGAAATTATTTCTAAAGAAGAAAGTTATTGTAAAGATATGTAAAAGAAAGTACAAAGGACGTGAAATTGAAGATTTGGTACTTCTTGATGAAGAATCAAAACCCTCAAATTTACCCCCAGCTTTAAGGAATCCTCAAGAGATCCTGTAG